In Romboutsia lituseburensis, a genomic segment contains:
- a CDS encoding neuraminidase-like domain-containing protein, which produces MINKIVKGSILNKYAEPIPSCKVELYLKQLRRDILLAETYSDQCGMYSIQYAIDDSKDNSNKCSNEKKIPLANIYLRAYICKSSLANTGFDMFCQSNQECTDYIQSGILYDADEEEIIDLIQGNQVKEYPKYDKLTLEIRRLIYNMDITDLEVNSEHNDIEYVSKLLEIDQKQVLYIIICHRLEANPSIGTRAAINPLKGYVYYPFLELGIFSDIEAILLQLYTDFKDIDDILSQIKNKIVDLDEQSQRNTLSKGVEDNLISEIPDDELQEIIENLSSLRKDNIISSATTTGNTSIEELLDLSGTSSELRESFIDAYTANSGILESTLDELKANDPNFTEDMARDLQHTFALDGLVRGRVPMTRELVGELSRESGLWVADFAGRSHGRWESYIRSSQTGYPDDTEGDTEDERIANYAAKLEENFREEYPVAAAAHAIATEMPSAESARSFIAQNVEMGIADYPMGDLNIDGLVNEIQTLSQSNFSTRSLPSEDTINDAKRLQRVLRITTDPTLSKILYEKDLCAQSIYLMGVGNFINQMIELGVDEDVAYDAYESATSIYGELLSEFGRLNNFTNTLIPSAVSGVTPSDEQLDKMGTYKSLAVLTGYEQQQNVETLSRDTNILDADYNTLFGNLSYCECEQCKSVHGAAAYMVDMLNFLSYRSMKNESSTKSAKNILFERRSDIGKIELSCENTNTKLPYIDLVCEILENSIKPNIGAYQTTKKEDELKAMPEHINNNVYKELSRSITFNNLPFNLYNEEAREYLNSINIKLSDLVSIFSNNLEEKEYLVALESLGFNYFEGEFMLNPSNIPQVDKDVLTSDIINFTDVLNKASLTYNQLKDVLSTEYINPNNQLVVLNSNSCNINEIKFKISYGSIAYKLPVLTRLQKSTGWRFCDIDMAIQSSNIGNKKVGKNLFIQIKAIIDLKEKLRLSVEEIISFYRGFNTTKVYLENNEEIVNLYDKLFLNKTVLKAQDIDQAFVSISGNEKILDHKDTVLASLSLNESELNLILDHLKYLLDKNLNDDILLTLDNLSILTRYTYLARSMGYSIKDLLTQILIIYDDYNFDIFTNPTTTYDFINKCEDIIKYNFDLKTLKYLLRYTTGEDSLISKDDIVKQYVSNLRNNLSHSNTNLHDDIMIEQTSIEFNLKTSTSAYILTQMPYGLLREMEYIKPNLINFMKNDLDKLLLKNNEDEYLYEINQENFKNIFFVYYLIFKMSILIKKLKIETEELIFIQQNSYRLNLMSFAYLPIRETDDDVMYDQWLNLVKLYKLKKIYPKHDETSIFKVLETATAAHTLSEFNQELSNLTYWDIKTLETLQTHFFVESAQHDIDSILRYYEQVSNIYKSGIKVDDILEYANIDIYTYENNNKAKSIANSIIQVVKSKFSNENWLNISANIQDKIRVKKRDSLVSYLLNKDSNKRFKTTDDLYEYLLIDSQMSPCQLTTRILQANTTIQLFVQRCLMNLENYKISLNDIDWEQWNIWMKNYRVWEANRLVFLYPENWIEPELRRDKTPFFKELEDKLNQNEITNEYAEELFMQYIEKLEEVAHLKTCAIHKQVENDKKIVHIVARTNEQPYNYYYRNQEIIDGNMIWGPWEKINIGINAEQMVLFILNRKLHMFWLDIDDKPYKEQDLGNQSSSGKDARKYMNIKLSWSVYKNNNWTPIKTYPNDIPITVYDSFCTQLHNIVNLRVGLNSNKSVATFVIYNNLRNLKGDIAGAYYLYFNGKMYDIKRTIYTPFTQTPYTQDIVNSTLAQVYSIYFKCLDSKKVYNSLFNRGVDQELISCIGSNYKISTTDWYNKLAYVPQYMNYEYNYLKKNDTDDITLWIRDDFKYDWGMVLRYKPCNLIIPLDTNPKYPDGPFVYQDNNREYYITLYYKFTQTSDAVSWQTYPLYHPYANVFIRELDRCGIDGLLNRNIQLMPNTTYPNSFNFKATYNPHICVGIQMGGKDYKEDPNSEIVDFSDYGSYSMYNWEIFFHIPMLLANKLNQNQKFEEAQKWYHYIFNPTLISDEPIPNKYWITKPFYKTTTTEYANEEINNLMKNKISTQNQSAINAWRKNPFDPHKIARTRTVAYQKNVVMKYIDNIIDWADYLFTKDTFESINEATQLYVIAAKILGPKPIKLKAKDNIALTYNQLETFGIDKFGNGYAENAIPIKIRDTMTKDEKSQLKENLSKLSYPNLSSLYFCITPNDILFKYWDRVADRLFKIRNCMNIEGILRELDLFEPPIDPSILVKATAAGVDINSILDDTSSINVPYYRFKVLVKKASELCFQLQYLGKSLLKILETKDADELANISSTVSNDILDLLKTINEKEIDSAQCDLDSLINSKDTLQIKKNYYSNLEKLIPAEKSQISMITFAMASKITASVLSSISGGLSVIPGFDAGISGFGPHSTISQPEYVNGFQAFADMSSSAADTFSLEAELSELLAEVERNYKEWQYEIESANSDINSMDQQIKSAQIRLDIAKDNLQNQILEIRDQEILSEFFESKYTNSELYNWMITQVSTVYFKAYKLAYNVAKKAQKAYEYELGKKVSFIQVGYWDSLRKGLLSGDRLYQDIKTMEMSYIDENERQYELTKNISLNKLNTVALQLLKENGYCYISIPELVFDMDYYNNYFRRIKSVKISIKCEKEPYTTISCILTLSKNEYRVNEDVTNGYIKTANDNRFVSAHVPTNSIQTSDGDYDDGMFEFNFNDERYLPFEGAGAISEWSIQLNSDYKQFDFESITDVIIHMDYTAKGATDTEFLEIARAEIKEAIITK; this is translated from the coding sequence GTGATAAATAAAATAGTAAAGGGGTCCATATTAAATAAATATGCAGAGCCAATTCCAAGCTGTAAAGTAGAACTTTATCTAAAACAGTTACGTAGGGATATATTATTAGCCGAAACTTACTCAGACCAATGTGGAATGTATAGTATTCAGTATGCCATAGATGATAGTAAAGACAATTCAAATAAATGTAGTAATGAAAAGAAAATACCACTAGCTAATATATATTTAAGAGCATACATATGTAAATCTAGCTTAGCTAATACAGGATTTGATATGTTTTGCCAAAGCAACCAAGAATGCACAGACTATATACAATCAGGTATATTATATGACGCAGATGAAGAAGAAATTATAGATCTTATACAAGGAAATCAAGTAAAAGAATATCCAAAATATGATAAATTAACATTAGAAATAAGACGATTAATATATAATATGGATATAACAGATTTAGAAGTAAATAGTGAGCATAATGATATAGAATATGTATCAAAGTTATTAGAGATAGATCAAAAACAGGTACTATATATTATAATATGCCATAGGTTAGAAGCGAATCCTAGCATTGGAACAAGAGCAGCAATTAATCCTCTTAAAGGTTACGTATATTACCCATTTTTAGAATTAGGAATTTTTAGTGATATAGAAGCAATATTATTACAGCTATACACAGACTTTAAAGATATTGATGATATATTAAGTCAAATAAAAAATAAGATAGTAGACTTAGATGAACAAAGTCAAAGAAATACTTTATCAAAAGGAGTAGAGGATAATCTTATATCAGAAATACCAGATGATGAACTTCAAGAAATAATAGAAAATTTAAGCTCATTAAGAAAAGATAATATAATTAGTTCTGCAACAACTACGGGCAATACGAGCATTGAAGAGTTGTTAGATTTATCAGGAACAAGTAGTGAATTGAGAGAAAGTTTTATAGATGCATATACAGCTAATAGTGGAATACTTGAAAGTACATTAGACGAACTAAAAGCCAATGATCCAAATTTCACAGAAGATATGGCAAGAGATTTGCAACACACATTTGCATTAGATGGATTAGTAAGAGGTCGTGTTCCAATGACAAGGGAGCTAGTAGGTGAATTATCTAGAGAGAGCGGTTTGTGGGTTGCAGACTTTGCAGGTAGGTCACATGGTAGATGGGAATCATATATAAGAAGTAGCCAGACTGGGTACCCAGATGATACTGAAGGTGATACAGAAGATGAAAGGATTGCTAATTATGCAGCTAAGTTAGAAGAAAATTTTAGAGAAGAATACCCAGTCGCAGCCGCCGCACATGCAATTGCAACAGAAATGCCTAGCGCAGAATCTGCAAGATCTTTTATAGCACAAAATGTAGAAATGGGAATAGCTGATTATCCTATGGGAGATCTAAATATAGATGGGCTAGTAAATGAAATTCAAACATTATCCCAGTCTAATTTTTCAACAAGATCATTACCATCTGAAGATACTATTAACGATGCAAAAAGGTTGCAAAGAGTACTTCGTATTACAACAGATCCAACTTTAAGCAAAATATTATATGAAAAAGACTTATGTGCACAAAGTATCTATCTTATGGGTGTGGGCAATTTTATAAATCAAATGATAGAACTAGGAGTAGATGAAGATGTAGCTTATGATGCTTATGAAAGTGCTACATCAATTTATGGTGAGCTATTATCAGAGTTTGGAAGGTTAAATAATTTTACAAATACTTTAATACCAAGTGCAGTATCAGGAGTAACTCCATCAGATGAGCAACTAGATAAGATGGGCACGTACAAAAGTTTAGCTGTTCTTACAGGATATGAACAACAACAAAATGTTGAAACTTTATCTCGTGATACAAACATACTAGATGCAGATTATAACACATTATTTGGAAATCTAAGTTATTGTGAGTGTGAGCAGTGCAAATCTGTTCATGGTGCAGCAGCCTATATGGTTGATATGCTTAATTTTTTATCTTATAGAAGTATGAAAAATGAAAGTAGCACTAAATCTGCCAAGAATATATTGTTTGAAAGACGAAGTGATATAGGAAAAATTGAATTAAGTTGTGAAAATACTAATACTAAATTACCTTATATAGATTTAGTTTGTGAAATATTAGAAAATTCAATAAAACCAAACATAGGAGCATATCAAACAACAAAAAAAGAAGATGAACTAAAAGCAATGCCGGAACACATAAATAATAATGTCTACAAAGAGTTATCAAGAAGTATTACTTTTAATAATTTACCATTTAATTTATACAATGAAGAAGCTAGAGAGTATTTAAATTCAATAAACATTAAACTATCAGATCTTGTAAGTATATTTTCAAATAACCTTGAAGAAAAAGAGTATTTAGTAGCACTTGAAAGTTTAGGGTTTAACTATTTTGAAGGTGAATTTATGTTAAATCCATCAAATATACCCCAAGTAGATAAGGATGTATTAACGTCAGATATTATTAATTTTACAGATGTTTTAAATAAAGCGAGTTTAACTTATAATCAGTTAAAAGATGTGTTATCTACAGAATATATTAATCCAAACAATCAACTTGTAGTATTAAATAGTAATAGTTGTAATATAAATGAAATAAAATTTAAAATTTCATATGGATCTATAGCATATAAATTACCTGTGTTAACAAGACTACAAAAATCAACTGGATGGAGATTCTGTGACATAGATATGGCTATACAAAGCTCTAATATAGGTAATAAAAAGGTAGGTAAAAACTTATTTATACAAATAAAAGCAATAATAGATTTAAAAGAAAAATTAAGATTATCTGTTGAAGAAATAATAAGTTTTTATAGAGGATTTAATACAACTAAAGTGTATTTAGAAAATAATGAAGAAATAGTAAATTTATATGATAAGTTATTTTTAAATAAAACAGTATTAAAGGCACAAGACATAGACCAAGCGTTTGTTAGTATATCAGGGAATGAAAAAATATTAGATCATAAAGATACAGTATTAGCATCTCTTAGTTTAAATGAAAGTGAATTAAATCTTATATTAGATCATTTAAAATATTTATTAGATAAAAATTTAAATGATGACATATTATTGACATTGGATAATTTAAGTATTCTAACAAGATACACATATTTAGCAAGAAGTATGGGGTATTCTATAAAAGATTTATTAACACAAATACTTATAATATATGATGATTATAACTTTGATATATTTACAAATCCAACTACAACTTATGATTTTATAAATAAATGTGAAGACATAATAAAATATAATTTTGACTTAAAAACCTTAAAATATTTATTGAGATACACTACAGGAGAAGATAGTTTAATAAGTAAAGATGATATAGTTAAACAATATGTATCCAATTTAAGAAATAATCTTTCACATAGCAATACTAATTTACATGATGACATTATGATTGAACAAACTAGTATTGAATTTAATCTTAAAACTTCAACATCAGCATATATATTAACTCAAATGCCATATGGTCTATTAAGAGAGATGGAATATATCAAACCTAATTTAATTAATTTTATGAAAAATGATTTAGATAAATTATTATTAAAAAATAATGAAGACGAATATTTATATGAAATAAATCAAGAAAATTTTAAAAACATATTCTTCGTTTATTATTTGATTTTTAAAATGTCTATATTAATAAAGAAACTAAAAATAGAAACAGAAGAATTGATATTTATACAACAAAATTCATACCGTCTAAATTTAATGAGTTTTGCATATTTACCTATACGCGAGACTGATGATGATGTAATGTATGATCAGTGGTTAAACTTAGTTAAATTATATAAACTTAAAAAAATATATCCTAAGCATGATGAAACATCTATATTTAAAGTGTTAGAAACAGCTACGGCAGCTCATACCCTGAGTGAATTTAATCAAGAGTTATCTAATTTAACTTATTGGGATATTAAAACATTAGAAACATTACAAACTCACTTTTTTGTAGAAAGTGCACAGCATGATATTGATTCAATATTAAGATACTATGAACAGGTATCTAATATTTATAAAAGTGGAATAAAAGTAGATGACATATTGGAATATGCAAATATAGATATATACACTTATGAAAATAATAATAAAGCAAAGTCTATAGCAAACTCTATAATACAAGTTGTAAAATCTAAATTCTCTAATGAAAATTGGCTAAATATAAGTGCAAATATACAAGATAAAATTAGAGTTAAAAAAAGAGATTCACTAGTATCTTACCTATTAAATAAAGACTCAAATAAAAGGTTTAAAACTACAGATGATTTATATGAATACCTATTAATAGATAGTCAGATGTCACCTTGTCAATTGACAACAAGAATACTACAAGCAAATACAACAATACAATTATTTGTTCAAAGATGTTTAATGAACCTAGAAAACTATAAAATATCTTTAAATGATATTGATTGGGAACAATGGAATATTTGGATGAAAAACTATAGAGTATGGGAAGCAAATCGATTAGTATTTTTGTATCCAGAAAACTGGATAGAACCAGAATTAAGACGTGATAAAACTCCTTTCTTTAAAGAGCTTGAGGATAAACTAAATCAAAATGAAATAACCAACGAATATGCAGAAGAGCTGTTTATGCAATATATTGAAAAATTAGAAGAAGTAGCTCACCTAAAAACGTGTGCAATACACAAACAAGTAGAAAATGATAAGAAAATAGTTCATATAGTAGCTAGAACTAATGAACAACCATACAACTATTATTATAGAAATCAAGAAATCATAGATGGAAATATGATTTGGGGTCCATGGGAAAAAATAAATATAGGTATAAATGCAGAGCAAATGGTATTGTTTATTTTAAATAGAAAACTTCATATGTTCTGGTTAGATATAGATGATAAACCTTATAAAGAACAAGATTTAGGCAACCAGTCAAGCTCAGGAAAAGATGCTAGAAAATATATGAATATTAAATTATCTTGGAGTGTATACAAAAATAATAATTGGACACCTATAAAAACATATCCTAATGATATACCAATAACAGTATATGACTCTTTTTGTACTCAATTACACAATATAGTTAATTTAAGGGTAGGTTTAAATAGTAATAAAAGTGTAGCTACTTTTGTGATATATAATAATTTACGCAACTTAAAAGGTGACATCGCTGGTGCTTATTATTTATATTTTAATGGGAAAATGTATGACATTAAAAGAACTATTTATACACCATTTACCCAAACTCCATATACACAGGATATAGTTAATAGTACATTAGCACAGGTATATAGCATATATTTTAAATGTTTAGATAGTAAAAAAGTTTATAACTCATTATTTAATAGAGGAGTAGATCAAGAGTTAATATCCTGTATAGGCAGCAACTATAAAATATCAACAACAGATTGGTACAATAAACTAGCATATGTACCTCAATATATGAATTATGAATATAATTATCTTAAAAAAAATGATACTGATGATATTACTTTATGGATTAGAGATGATTTTAAATACGATTGGGGAATGGTATTAAGATATAAACCATGTAATTTAATTATCCCTCTAGATACAAATCCTAAATATCCAGATGGACCATTTGTGTATCAAGATAATAATAGAGAATACTATATTACATTATATTATAAATTTACTCAAACCAGTGATGCTGTATCTTGGCAAACATACCCACTATATCATCCTTATGCAAACGTATTTATAAGAGAGCTCGATAGATGTGGAATAGATGGGCTATTAAATAGAAATATACAGCTTATGCCTAATACAACGTATCCTAATAGCTTTAATTTCAAAGCTACCTATAATCCACACATATGTGTAGGAATTCAAATGGGAGGTAAGGATTATAAAGAAGATCCAAATAGTGAAATAGTAGATTTTTCAGATTATGGAAGTTATTCAATGTATAACTGGGAAATATTCTTCCACATACCAATGCTTTTAGCAAATAAATTAAATCAAAATCAAAAATTTGAAGAAGCTCAAAAATGGTATCACTATATATTTAATCCAACATTAATATCAGATGAACCTATACCAAATAAATATTGGATAACTAAACCATTTTATAAAACAACAACAACTGAGTATGCAAATGAAGAAATTAATAATTTGATGAAAAATAAAATTAGTACGCAAAATCAATCTGCAATAAATGCATGGAGAAAAAATCCTTTTGATCCACATAAAATAGCAAGAACAAGAACTGTAGCTTACCAAAAGAATGTAGTGATGAAATATATAGATAATATAATAGATTGGGCGGATTATCTATTTACTAAGGATACTTTTGAATCTATAAATGAAGCAACTCAATTATACGTAATAGCTGCTAAGATACTAGGACCTAAACCTATTAAACTTAAAGCAAAAGATAATATCGCATTAACTTATAATCAATTAGAAACATTTGGTATAGATAAATTTGGAAATGGATATGCAGAAAATGCAATACCAATAAAAATTAGAGACACTATGACTAAAGATGAAAAATCACAACTTAAAGAAAATTTATCTAAGTTATCATATCCAAACTTGAGTAGTTTGTATTTTTGTATAACTCCTAATGATATACTTTTTAAGTATTGGGATAGAGTAGCAGATAGATTATTTAAAATTAGAAACTGTATGAATATAGAAGGAATATTAAGAGAGCTTGATTTATTTGAGCCACCAATAGATCCATCTATATTAGTGAAAGCAACAGCAGCAGGAGTAGATATAAACTCTATATTAGATGATACTAGTAGTATTAATGTCCCATATTATAGATTTAAAGTATTAGTAAAAAAAGCATCGGAGCTATGCTTCCAATTACAATATTTAGGTAAATCACTATTAAAAATACTTGAAACTAAAGATGCAGATGAACTAGCCAATATATCTTCAACAGTATCAAATGATATATTAGATTTATTAAAAACTATTAATGAAAAAGAAATAGATTCAGCACAATGTGACTTAGATTCACTAATTAATTCTAAAGATACTCTTCAAATAAAGAAAAATTACTATTCAAACTTAGAAAAATTAATTCCAGCAGAAAAATCACAAATATCAATGATTACATTTGCGATGGCTTCTAAAATTACTGCATCAGTTCTTAGTAGTATCTCAGGAGGGTTGAGTGTTATTCCCGGATTTGATGCAGGTATATCTGGATTTGGTCCCCATAGCACAATTTCACAGCCAGAGTATGTCAATGGGTTCCAAGCCTTTGCAGATATGAGTAGTAGTGCAGCAGATACATTTTCCTTAGAAGCAGAGTTATCAGAACTTTTAGCAGAGGTAGAACGAAACTATAAAGAATGGCAGTATGAAATAGAATCAGCAAACTCAGATATTAATTCTATGGATCAACAAATAAAATCAGCTCAAATAAGACTTGATATAGCTAAAGATAATTTACAAAATCAAATACTAGAAATAAGAGACCAAGAAATATTGTCAGAGTTCTTTGAAAGCAAGTATACTAATTCAGAGCTTTATAACTGGATGATAACACAAGTATCAACAGTATACTTTAAAGCTTATAAATTAGCATATAATGTAGCTAAAAAGGCACAAAAAGCTTATGAATATGAATTAGGCAAAAAAGTATCATTTATACAAGTGGGATACTGGGATAGTCTTAGAAAAGGTCTATTATCAGGAGATCGATTATATCAGGATATTAAAACTATGGAAATGTCATATATAGATGAAAATGAGCGCCAGTATGAATTGACTAAGAATATATCATTAAACAAATTAAATACAGTAGCACTTCAACTACTAAAAGAAAATGGATATTGTTATATAAGTATACCAGAATTAGTATTTGATATGGATTATTATAATAACTATTTTAGAAGAATAAAATCAGTAAAAATATCTATTAAATGTGAAAAAGAACCATACACTACAATTAGCTGTATATTAACATTAAGTAAAAATGAGTATAGAGTAAATGAAGATGTAACCAATGGATATATTAAGACTGCTAATGATAATAGATTTGTATCTGCTCATGTACCTACAAATTCAATACAAACAAGTGATGGAGATTATGATGATGGAATGTTTGAATTTAACTTTAATGATGAACGATATTTACCATTTGAAGGAGCAGGAGCAATAAGTGAATGGTCAATACAATTAAACTCAGATTATAAACAATTTGATTTTGAATCTATAACAGATGTTATAATTCATATGGACTATACTGCAAAGGGAGCTACAGATACTGAGTTTCTTGAAATAGCAAGAGCAGAAATAAAAGAAGCAATAATTACAAAGTAA
- a CDS encoding SBBP repeat-containing protein — MESTISKIPIVFEENINPNLENVKYVMRNCDYNAHFLENEVILYLNQYSIDEILENNKEELQQNKNLFWKIYNKLFNKDNTSLIESEIKPNNILKLKFHNCNKETRFLVEEELPYYINYIKGNNKENWIQNKPAYVKIKQQNLYKGIDIVYYEQENKLSYDFMISKNANPKDINFSIEGSSNIEIDENGDINISKDISIVIIKKPKTYQIINEKIVDIDSRYVLDANNIKFEIEEYDKSIDLIIDPTVEHVNIIGGSKEDSLEDSVLDKKGNIYLIGKTLSIDYPLIGEQSQTISYDTFLLKLDKDGNTVYSIRVGGSDDDEGKSIAVDSEGCVYITGRSKSNDFPLKNEIQNYSGGWDVFLAKIKIQEDKTTKKENGNLLFSTYLGGRYDDCANSICVDNSNNVYITGYTNSSDFPKSHVDDTQINKDIFITKLQIDDNISSNSKVLNTKLLNGEQGEGNFISIDNNDNIYVVGEVKTDKFPVEKKIYNFKGEKDIYAIKLYPSMNIKFATYLNQGIYNSANALVVDYDQNIYITGYTVKYDYSNKDVCIYRINKWGEINLNKKLEGDKDEEGLAINVDKYDNIYVGGYTSSSNFPILNSCIRYNVGQYGFLTKLNSYGDIVFSTYSGKSDCKTAINSINLDKDRNIYISGNTSVETMSFTRGLSSENQNIFIVKISQEPEVIKKVVEFADINLIAKLEKNILTEKEVSELYSHPNEINPVYFYISEETEKVEKNIDIGNCGKVSGLIEMKNIIVTLGIEYKIGLVLGKNDMSNLNIFDLVEGYAQNKIDYGCVYKNKQNPTIDDFKIKIEVNDMPISEFDDYYIFNIIGKIYIEY, encoded by the coding sequence ATGGAGAGTACTATAAGTAAAATACCTATAGTTTTTGAAGAAAATATTAATCCGAATTTAGAAAATGTAAAATATGTAATGAGAAATTGTGACTACAATGCACATTTTTTAGAAAATGAAGTTATACTTTATTTAAATCAGTATTCAATTGATGAAATATTAGAAAATAATAAAGAAGAATTACAACAAAATAAAAACTTATTTTGGAAAATATATAATAAACTTTTCAATAAAGATAACACTTCTTTAATAGAATCAGAAATAAAGCCCAATAATATATTAAAGTTAAAATTCCACAATTGTAATAAGGAAACCAGGTTTTTAGTAGAAGAAGAGTTACCATATTATATAAACTATATAAAAGGAAATAATAAAGAAAATTGGATACAAAACAAACCGGCATATGTAAAAATTAAACAACAAAATCTATACAAAGGAATAGATATAGTTTATTATGAGCAAGAAAACAAATTATCATATGATTTTATGATAAGTAAAAATGCAAATCCTAAAGATATAAACTTTTCAATCGAAGGAAGTAGCAATATAGAAATAGATGAAAATGGAGATATAAACATATCAAAAGACATATCAATCGTTATTATTAAAAAACCTAAAACCTATCAAATAATAAATGAAAAAATAGTGGATATAGATAGTAGATATGTATTAGATGCAAATAATATTAAATTTGAAATAGAAGAGTATGATAAAAGTATAGATTTAATAATAGATCCTACAGTTGAGCATGTAAATATAATAGGTGGTAGTAAAGAGGATAGTTTAGAAGATTCAGTATTAGACAAAAAAGGTAACATTTATTTAATAGGTAAAACATTATCTATAGACTATCCATTAATAGGTGAACAATCTCAAACAATAAGCTATGATACATTTTTACTAAAGCTAGATAAAGATGGAAACACAGTCTACTCTATAAGAGTAGGTGGAAGTGATGATGATGAAGGTAAGAGTATTGCTGTAGATAGTGAGGGTTGTGTATATATTACAGGCAGAAGTAAATCTAATGACTTTCCATTGAAAAATGAAATACAAAATTACTCAGGGGGATGGGATGTATTTTTAGCTAAAATAAAAATACAAGAAGATAAAACCACTAAAAAAGAAAATGGAAATTTACTATTTTCTACTTATTTAGGAGGAAGATACGATGACTGTGCAAATTCTATTTGTGTAGATAATAGCAATAATGTATATATTACAGGATATACGAATTCATCTGATTTTCCTAAAAGCCATGTAGATGATACACAAATTAATAAAGATATATTTATAACAAAATTACAAATAGATGATAATATATCTTCCAATTCTAAAGTATTAAATACAAAGCTATTAAATGGAGAGCAAGGAGAAGGAAATTTTATAAGTATAGATAATAATGATAATATATATGTAGTTGGTGAAGTAAAGACAGATAAATTCCCAGTAGAGAAAAAAATCTATAATTTTAAAGGAGAGAAAGATATTTATGCAATAAAATTATATCCAAGTATGAATATAAAATTTGCTACTTACTTAAATCAGGGTATATATAATAGTGCAAACGCATTAGTCGTTGATTATGATCAAAACATATATATAACAGGATATACAGTTAAATATGATTACTCGAACAAAGATGTATGTATATATAGAATAAATAAATGGGGTGAAATAAACTTAAATAAGAAACTAGAAGGCGATAAAGATGAAGAGGGATTGGCGATAAATGTTGATAAATATGATAACATATACGTGGGTGGATACACCTCATCTTCGAATTTTCCTATATTAAATTCATGTATTAGATATAATGTAGGTCAATATGGTTTTTTGACTAAGCTAAATAGTTATGGAGATATAGTATTTTCAACATACTCAGGAAAAAGCGACTGTAAGACTGCAATAAATTCAATTAATTTAGATAAAGATAGAAATATATATATATCAGGAAATACAAGTGTTGAAACTATGTCTTTTACAAGAGGTTTAAGTAGCGAAAATCAAAATATATTTATAGTTAAAATAAGTCAAGAACCTGAAGTGATTAAGAAAGTAGTTGAATTTGCAGATATAAATTTGATTGCAAAATTAGAAAAAAATATATTGACTGAAAAAGAAGTTAGTGAGTTATATAGTCACCCAAATGAAATAAATCCAGTTTATTTTTATATAAGTGAAGAAACTGAAAAGGTAGAAAAAAATATAGATATTGGCAATTGTGGTAAAGTAAGTGGTTTAATTGAAATGAAAAATATAATAGTAACTCTAGGAATAGAATATAAAATAGGACTAGTGCTTGGCAAAAATGATATGAGCAATCTAAATATATTTGATTTAGTAGAAGGATATGCTCAAAATAAGATAGATTATGGATGTGTATATAAAAATAAGCAAAATCCAACAATTGATGATTTTAAAATAAAAATAGAAGTGAATGATATGCCAATTAGTGAATTTGATGATTATTATATTTTTAATATAATAGGTAAAATATATATTGAATATTAA